The region CTTCTGAGCCAAGCTTATCGCAATCCATTCGAAGAGAGGAGAGAGTCGCACTACGACCTGCGCCGCCATCTCACATTGACGAGTACGACCCTACCGGCCGAAGCTACGGCCTTGCTTCACATCTTGTAAGTCTTTCAACCGTTTCTGCAGTTTCGCCATGTTCTAACCATTGCTTCGTTTCAGGGTGAATCTAATGAACCTGCCATGACGGACCGCGAGGTCATGGAGACTGAACTCATCCGAGCTCTCATCTCATCCTACTTCAACATTGTTCGGGAATCCATCGCCGACCAGGTGCCCAAAGCCATTATGCACCTCCTAGTCAACCACTCCAAGGATGTGGTTCAGAACCGTCTTGTTAGCGAGTTGTACAAGGAGACTTTGTTCGAAGAGCTTTTGTACGAGGACGACGGCGTTAAGAAGGAGCGCGAGAAGTGCGAGAAGCTCCTCCAGACATACAGGGAAGCCGCCAAAATTATCGGCGAGGTTTTATAAAGTAAAAGACATACATTACTTTCCTGGTTTTGTTTAGTTTCCCCCGACATCTTGGCCGCCTTTTCAAATTTGTCTTGCATTTCACGCTTgacatgatgaagaagtAAAGACGaaagagaacaaagagaaagagaagtTATGATGGGAAGGGTCTTTCTATTTTTACACATGCTCAGCGTGGATTAGAGCATAGAGGAAGTTTGAGATACGGGTGATAGCGAATGACTTTATGGCCGTCAACTCGCCTCTGTTTCTTTGTAAACTCTGTTATCTATTATGTACACCATGACCAAGGAGCCTTTGAGAGGAAAAACCTTTCCGAGGATTGAAAATTCAGGTGGGGGACGGAAGATGAAAGATGAAAGACAGGAGGGAAGTAAAGATGCTATGCCACTCAAACCTTTTGGAGGGAAGGAAGAAATGGGAGAGGGATATGACATATCACCCCTTTTTTGTGTATCTACAACCTTTTCACTCGACTTGTTGCCACGTCTTCTCTCCGTATGAAATCGAAGAATATGTACTCTTATAtttgttgatgctgataGCGCATTCAGCGCACCACGTCTACGTGATTTAGCAAATGATGTGCATGATCTTGTCTACCGTTCCTCTTCCAGCGCCATATAAATGCCAGGGGTATAAGTAAAGCAAAACTAGTTCCTTAAACGCCATACCAGGTATTCCATTCACCTCGTATAGCTAGCGCCTCCTACGGCTGGAAACCGGGGATCATATTCCTCGTGATCTAATCGTGAGTTCTTGTTCATGTAGCGACCGCCATTAGGGTATCGAGTCGCATAAGGATGTGAATGATTTTCGTATTCGTGGATACCCTCTTGGGGATTATGCTGGACGAGTCTTGGTCTTCTAATGACGTAGTCACCATTGGGATCGTGAACCTCTACTATTTCGTAGGATTCGACTGCTCGGTTTTCATGTGGGTGATGTAGGTGATATTGACTGTTTGAATAAGCGTGTCCGGAGTGGGTGGTGCTCCGGGCGTTTGTTGCAAAGTTTGGTAGAGGTGTTGCTGTATGTTCTTGGTAGCCGAGATTGTAGCTGATGCGGTCGTGTGCTGTGTGTGGGATTCGAAATTGCGAATTTGTACGGGGTTCATCCTGTCTGCGACTGTGTGTTGCAGGCGTGTTGAGTTGTTCTACAAACTCGAACCCGTCGCGGTCGAGTCGAGGGGGTGAAGGCTCGTTGCCACGGATGGGTACGTCGTTTGCAACTATTGATGGCTGCTGCCATTGTGGGCTTGACACCTGAGTAAGATCATGAGTAAAGCTGGCTTCCGGGCGATTGGGTGTTTCAAAGGCCCATGGTAACGTGTTGAAAATGACATTGAATGCctccttgttgttgcctaTTCTCTCTCGCAATGTCATCAATGTAGATATTTCAGGGAGCCAAATCATATCCACGCGCCAGTCAAGTGGTTTTTCAACTGGTGGTGCGGCGTTTTCGCTGTGATTGGCATTAAAGTGCTTCAAGAGCTTGGCTAGCGAGTAAGTCTTCGATTGAAGCACCGGATGGGCACCAAGCTTGCAAGCTTTGCAtgccaaaccagcaacaTGGTCCAGTCGAAGGGCATTGTTCGTCGTGTTTGTGATTGCCTGGAGGAATAGACCCAGAGGAAGTGCCTCACAGAACATCTCCTGGAACGACATTGCAGTATGGTAGATAACCGCACACACCCTGACGGAATTCTCCAGACTCTTCACATTCATGATGCTCTGCCACGTTTGCTTCGCTATCGCCAAGGTCTGCTCTAACTGTCTAGACTTGTGGTCTTTAGCTCTCGCAcctgcttcttcctcgggACTGAGTACGCTCGGGCCATAGCCCGTAATCTGCGATGTTTCCGGCACGATGTACGATGTCTCAGAGTAAGGTTCTACCCGTGGTGGAGGTTGCTCAGTGTGCGGAAAGTGCGGAAACCGAGAATGTGGAGGATAGACACTTCGACCGTACAAGTGGCCAGACCGGCAAGATTCATGCTGACTGATGCCGGGAAGCCCGTTTGGCCCATACTGTGTAGAGACGCCCATTTCAGCGGTAGGGGCACGATTTCCGCACTCGGCGCTTGGCTGTGTTGCTGCTTGCTCGCCATGATCAGACGCTGGTGTAGGCTGAGACTTCGGAGGGAAGTAGTCATCTAAAGTCTTGCTTTTCGACTTCGAATGCGGGTGAAGGCGCTTTTGCAGATCAGGCTGGAATATTGGCTTCTTTGGCCATTCCGCTCTCCAATACACAATGGTGTTGCCTAAGCTCAGCATCGGTATGTTTGGCCGCATAATGTTGGACCACGCCTTCGAAGACGTAGAACTTGACGGATCCCTTGCAGGAACCGCAAAGAAATAGCTCCCTGCGGAGATTGCCGGTGTGCGGTTTGATTTTGCAGTCGAAAACCCATTTCATATTTTCTATCGTGAGCTTCCGGGTCCAAGGTCCCTCAGAAGGCTCGGTTGTTAGGCGTTCACCTGAggccttggcttcttcaatATCCTTTGCGATTCTCGCATAAAACTTCTTACGAACGTAAAGGAGGACATCTGCCGCAAACTGCGGAGCATTCTTCTTAGTAACTTTCTGGCCACCTTTCCACTCTTGCTTGATAATCTCGTCAGCAAATGCTGATATCTGTGCTCGTACTGGGCCCTGAACTTCGTTCCACTCAGCATCCGTCACCGCACCGTTAACGCGAggaccatcatcatcttgcCGAGTTAAGACTTCCACAAAAGGCTGGGAGTCTGCTCTGCTTTCTCGGTCCAGCCTGCGGCCCTCGTTTTGTTGTTCAAGGAGACGGCGCTTCAAAAGTTGCCAAGCATCATCGTCAAGTGGCGTTGTGAGCTGGATAGCTGCCAGGAAGGCAGGTAAACGAGCAAGAACATTGGGTGGAATTGGTGGTTGCAAAGTATATGCCCGTCGCTCAATTTCAGCTCGTCGTAATGCCTTTAGCGTATCTGTTTGCTCCGTCATTAGTCTCATTGGGGAGCTAGAAGAATTCGCATAGTCTGTTGAGGTGGCCGCAACCGAATCAACATGGAGACCAGGTTGGTCTTGTACCACGGAAATCACCCCGGACCGGGGGTCGACCACGAATCGCTCACGGTTCAGAACTCGTTCCTTGTGTTTGGCGTGAGACGACCCATTGGCCGTTGCAACCGGATTTCCAAAATCTGGTGAATATGCAGATCTTGAATCCTGGCTGTTGGAATCCGCGTGAGGGAAAGGTCCTGGATTGAGTCTACGCATGTCATGCACTCCACCAACGAGATACCACTTTTCCCACCTGACCGCATCTGCGACAGAACGTTTGCCCTGTGCCTCAAGGCCTTTGACCCATTCTTCGGCGGCAGCAGGTCCGAAAGCCTTGGTGTCCTCAAAAGCACCTTTGATCTTTTCGATCTGGTCCGCCCAAAACACTTTTGTTACTTGTTCGTGGAATGGGCCGGCAGAGGATAACACATGAGGTGACACCACATGGTTTTCTCGGGTCAAGAACACCATCGGAAGCCCAGGAAGCAGGGCCGATGGCAACGATGAGCTCAACAGTATATCAATCTCCTGTAAGAACAATGTGAGATGCTGTGTCATGTCACTCCGAGACAACGCAAATGACGTACCTTGACGTTCTTCTCACTGAGGCATCGACCGCAAGATGCAATGAAAAAGGGAAATATGGGAGAGACGCCCTTGGCGCCTGGTCCTCGCTTCCACTGGTTCTGCAAGTTATCCGCGGCAGCCTGGCCACGAAACTTGCAAAATTGGCATGCTCGTGAGCAACATAGACGCCACATGTCTAGTTCTGATCGACCCTTCATAGCTGCCGGCATACGCGGCCAGAACAAACGCCGTGAAGCTTGCCATATAGCATCAGGCTTCAACTGCGGCAGAACGCCAGTGGTAGTGGAGGTAGGAAGAGGTGAAGAGCAGAACTTAGATGATGGG is a window of Pochonia chlamydosporia 170 chromosome 5, whole genome shotgun sequence DNA encoding:
- a CDS encoding F-box domain-containing protein (similar to Metarhizium robertsii ARSEF 23 XP_007816393.1), with translation MDSHQKNLENVADNERDPDCRDSMSDRHSSDRRLTDEPHSNAGPSDDLSNNLADSGLKRKLAASPLVSEPPNSKRARLDGPVDQGAIQSVQHAPRDMVSRLPVEAWHRVFTFVPPRTLGSLLTVNKQFNSYLDPSSKFCSSPLPTSTTTGVLPQLKPDAIWQASRRLFWPRMPAAMKGRSELDMWRLCCSRACQFCKFRGQAAADNLQNQWKRGPGAKGVSPIFPFFIASCGRCLSEKNVKEIDILLSSSLPSALLPGLPMVFLTRENHVVSPHVLSSAGPFHEQVTKVFWADQIEKIKGAFEDTKAFGPAAAEEWVKGLEAQGKRSVADAVRWEKWYLVGGVHDMRRLNPGPFPHADSNSQDSRSAYSPDFGNPVATANGSSHAKHKERVLNRERFVVDPRSGVISVVQDQPGLHVDSVAATSTDYANSSSSPMRLMTEQTDTLKALRRAEIERRAYTLQPPIPPNVLARLPAFLAAIQLTTPLDDDAWQLLKRRLLEQQNEGRRLDRESRADSQPFVEVLTRQDDDGPRVNGAVTDAEWNEVQGPVRAQISAFADEIIKQEWKGGQKVTKKNAPQFAADVLLYVRKKFYARIAKDIEEAKASGERLTTEPSEGPWTRKLTIENMKWVFDCKIKPHTGNLRRELFLCGSCKGSVKFYVFEGVVQHYAAKHTDAELRQHHCRLHPHSKSKSKTLDDYFPPKSQPTPASDHGEQAATQPSAECGNRAPTAEMGVSTQYGPNGLPGISQHESCRSGHLYGRSVYPPHSRFPHFPHTEQPPPRVEPYSETSYIVPETSQITGYGPSVLSPEEEAGARAKDHKSRQLEQTLAIAKQTWQSIMNVKSLENSVRVCAVIYHTAMSFQEMFCEALPLGLFLQAITNTTNNALRLDHVAGLACKACKLGAHPVLQSKTYSLAKLLKHFNANHSENAAPPVEKPLDWRVDMIWLPEISTLMTLRERIGNNKEAFNVIFNTLPWAFETPNRPEASFTHDLTQVSSPQWQQPSIVANDVPIRGNEPSPPRLDRDGFEFVEQLNTPATHSRRQDEPRTNSQFRIPHTAHDRISYNLGYQEHTATPLPNFATNARSTTHSGHAYSNSQYHLHHPHENRAVESYEIVEVHDPNGDYVIRRPRLVQHNPQEGIHEYENHSHPYATRYPNGGRYMNKNSRLDHEEYDPRFPAVGGASYTR